In Candida albicans SC5314 chromosome 4, complete sequence, the genomic window TAGCACAACGACAGCAATGATTGCAGAAATACTTAACGCCAACgttaatttgaaaatagaaTTGTAGCATAACTTTCCTAAAGTGCAAACAAAGGTGTTTGAATTTGCATCATTTAAATCTTGAATAGTTACGGAATTTGAATCATATATCTGACCAAATAACTTTGTGAAATAAAAGCTAGGAACGATTGGACTCATACTCACAATCCCccaattgaatgaaaaattctCCATACCAAAGGCATCACCCACAATAATTGGCAGGATACAAAATGTAAATCCATAAAAGAATCCGATTAGAAATGAGTTGGAAGGTAGTTCCGTGTAGCTCTCAATATTGAAGGCTAATAACTGGCATATACCCATACCAATAGCAGGTATAAATAGTAAAGACTCTCTTGGTTTATGAAATGATTGAGTTATAATATCGCCTGAAATACCTGAAACTATTCTTCCAATGAAATTAGCTATAGAAATAAGTCCCACTTGAAACTGTTGATCTTGTTGGATTATTATATTGACATTCATTTCAGCAGGTAATGCTTTAGTGACCAATGCTTTGACCATATATCCCACAGAGTAGATGTACATTTGACCCATGGCAGCCAAAGTTCCAGTtataagaaaaagaagcCAAAATTTAACATCCGTAAATAAGGAAGAAATGGATTGTGAATCTGTGTTTGATGGATGGTGATGTGTGGAATTGACAGTAACTGAAGGTTTGTGGAAGGTTGAAGCACTTTTTAGTTTGTGTTCACAATCAGCAATATAGACACTGGggaaacaaatcaaatagatgaaaataattgaCATTACCAAAAACCCCAAAAAATTGGATGTATCACCAGGATAAAACACAGATGCTATAACTGAATAAAATAGAGCACTTAATCCATATAATGCTAGTGGTAAACTTGTAGCGACACCTCTAATACTGGGAAAACTCACAGCACAACATTTCAAACATGCAGAGTTAATGAACGTTGATCCTACCCCAACCAAGAAGATAGTGAAGCTGGAAAATTGCACATTGCTCCAAGCATAGTCAAATTGTCGTTTCAATCCAATATACGACgatataatcaaaatacCACCTATTAGTAGTGACACGGTATACCCCTTTCTATCCACAACGGCCCCAGATATTGGTCCAGCTATTGCCACACCTATAGTTCCGCAAAGGGCTATTATTGACGAGTCAGATGCACTGTAGTGCAATTGATTTGCTAGTTGGGGACTGTATGATGAATAAAGATAAAGTGTTCCACAAATTAAACCCAAAAAGGTACATGacaataaaacaaaaactctTTGCACGTTTCGTGAGATCATTATAGGTAGTTCATATAGTTATAAAATGGTGAggtgttttgttttgatttatattcaatGGGTATAATATTTTCTCTTTATATCGTTCAGGGGGGTATTTTTAAAGAGGAATAAGGTTatgatttttaattataaacactgtaaaaaaatatgaaagCAATTTGGACTAAAAATAACAGGcgaacaaaaaaaaaattgaaaggcagaaaccaaaacaaatcaacaatgaaaaaaaaaaattcggactcaaaaaaaaacttaaGATCTCACCAGATTTGTAGTTTTAGACGTGTGGTGGGGAGGGGGGAGGGGACTAACGAATGAGGAAAaaagtggtggtggtggtagatgagaaagtgaaaaaatGAGAATTGATACGTAATAcacttttttgtttcaatcCATACGCGGGCACTGCAATAGAGCTTATTTGTAAGAGACACAACAAtaactaaaactaaaatggCGAAAAGAACAACTCATCAATTACACCAACAAATTGGTTATTCGTATGTGTAgtattatttcaaaatgaCTCAAgtgaattttttcatttcctCTTCATCAATACCGCAGACATCCTTTAACAGAGATGTTAGTAACTAATTTCCTCTTCTAGAACAGTACTGAGCGATTTCTAACATACCAAAATGTTTGTTTGTCCGGTAACTTCTTTTACTGTGGAAACAAGGTTATTAAACTGAAGttaaaaaaaccaaattaGATAATGGTGTTAGTAGTTTTGACTTTATTGTGGAGATGATCTAAGTTTCAAAGATTAACATACCATGGTGATTCGTTCCTTTCTTGCTTTGGTTAGTTGCACCACATActtttttaattcatttgGATCGCCAGTCACAGAGATATTGTGTCGACACTTTTCCAACTCCAAACTTAAGTTTTCTATCTTCTTCGTATATACTTCTATCAAATTGTCCAACTCTTCATTTGTGGGAGTAGTCAcaatttcttgtaattctAAATCTTGCGTTAGTAAACTAATATCAAGTGACCTATTTCGTTACATACTCAATTTCAAGTGACAGATCTCttgtttcaaatctttaatttgttgGTTCAAACATTCACTTGTTTCAGTCTTGGAAGTGTTATCCGAAACGCACTCTTGTTTTTTGGATACATAATATGATGCCtttccaattgttttgCAAACTAACTGTTGATCAGCAACCAAGGTGTCTAATATTGTTATCAATTTCGGTTTGGTCAAAACATTGTGCATGTTTAATAGGATATCGCTAACTGAGTATGGACggtattgttgttgcatATACACTTGCACAGATGCTAAGGCATTTTCTGTACTAAGTTGATTCTTTTTAGCTGGTGCCATGGCTTtgtaatgaaattgatttttttattagaagcagaaaatattttgcAACACTTTTTCTGTAAACTTCTGCTAAAATTATGCACATATATGAAGAGGCACATACCAATACCAAAAATCCaccaattcattttttaaCCAAAAACCTGTTCTCCTTCTCTTATTTTCTGAATGAAATATAACATGTAATAATATAGTGGTCCACACCGCCGACCTTGGCTATTTCAAGCTCAGATCTATTTTATACAGACGATACAaagcaattttttttgggctTAAGATTTGAAACGCTCGCACTACCAAATAACTGTAGTTGACTTGTCTCCAGTTAAAATCTATATGTCAACTCGTTATTACTGTCAATCAATCCTCAATGATCAATAAGTATTCTCTCAATGATAGAGTCTCCACAATTGACAACTATTTGGGCACCATTAGGTATATTGGTAACCTACCTGTTTGGGGAACAAACACTGTTGCATTAGGAATTGAATGGGACGATCCTAGCAGAGGCAAAAATAATGGTGATTTAAACGGAATCCAATACTTCACCCCCAAGGTTACTGGCTCGGGGACATTCATAAAATCATCCAATCGGTCTTTAAACCATATTCGAAAATCTTTTGTTCAGATCATACACGAAAACTATTTGGATACTGAATATAAAACGAAGAATATTCAGTTTGGAATCAAAACTGTGGAAGAACTTGGATGGGACAAGTTAAACAAATTTCATTCCAACTTGAGAAACCTAGATTCATTAACATTGGACTATTGCTTGATAAATATTGCTTACCATGATAATGAAGACAAGCAATTGTTCGATGAACTTGTCAATTTAACCAATTTAGAACTAAGTTGTAACTTATTTACTGATGTAAATGAAATATGCAAAATAATTGACAATATTCCCAGTTTGACTAGTCTTAACATTAATGGAAACAGATTTAGTCAATTTTCACAAGAACAAAGAACTCATAATGGTATAGTTCTGCTAAAGTTATCTTCAACAATGATGTCAACCCTGATGCTAGAGAAGTTAATTAAGAAATTTCCCAACTTGAAAGAACTTTACATTTCAGGGAACAATTATTGTAATgctgatattgaaaatatgaaTCTCAATATGCCGCTAACGATTTTGGATTTGTCTTATAATAGACTAGAGCACATGCCAATTTTACCACTCGTGTCAGCATTAAACTTGTCACATAATTATTTATCCTTACGAATCATTAAAGGCACTTTTCCCAACTTAAAGTCTTTGGACTTGAGGGCAAATCAGATAAAAGATTGGACTGAAATTGACAAAATATCCATACATTTACCCGATTTAAAGGAACTAAGAATTAACCACAACCCATTATTTCAAGAGTTGTCTGTGGATGACATGACGATGCAGTTGATAGGCCGTATCAAATGCTCCCCAGAACACTTATGGAAATTAAACGGTAGCTTTTTAACAAATGAAGAGATAGAGAATTCAGAACTCTACTTTATCTCAAAAGTGGAACAAGGAAAATACCACATAGATAATGAACAACAATGGTCATATTTGctttcaaaatataataaactAGTTGAATCTAGGGTGTCTTACACTTACACATTAAAGGACTGGATGCCCTTAACTATAGTATTGCCAGATTCTAAAGAGATTTCTAAAAAATTCACGAAAAATACGTCTattcttcaattcaaaGGGTTGTTATCCCTGTGGATGAACGATTTGTCCATACTAAAATTCTCTGCCTACTACTACACTAACGAAAACTCGACATTTGCAGAAAAGCACGAGTTAACAAACTATTTAAGTACATTAGATAGTTATTCATTACTGTACGACCAAAGAATTTATATTTCTATAGAGGCATCAATATAATCATTTATTCTTGATAGTTCCATAACCCATCACCCAAGTAATGTAATAATTCTATACCAATACCTTTGTTTTtacttttgatttcatcTGTGctcatcaacaatttacCAATAGCCAATGCGTTTTCCTTACCTTCGGCATAAACAGTAACAATTGTATCTTGTTCCAAGTTTTGTTCCGGTAACTTAGCACCTGGACTAGTTAACCCAGGACACATTATATTGGCTCCTCCTAAAACAAACTTAATCGCACCACGATCAACTTGAACTCGAGGGAAACACTCTGGATATTTATGAACAGTTTTCAAGGTTGGTACTAAATCATCACTGAAATGTTGGAACATAACAATATCTTGTTCATCGTTCTGTTCCACAGCATATAATTGAATCTTGTCTTCACATTTAACAACCACTACCTGGGACTTTTTAGGTATGAGGTTATCTATGCCTTGCTCTATATCTGGGTATACACCAACAAACTTGGATTTAAGTCCTCTCTGAACTGATGACTTGATGTTAGAACGTGAATGAACGTCTTCTCtggtaaattttttaaacatCTCTAATGGAATTGTTGTAGTTTAATAAGAGACAAGAAGTGTTGTATATTTGTAGAAgttgctttttttttcattcccTGTTCTGTCTTTTTGCTATTCtcgaaatttttttttctccaaGATGAAGAGAATAAAGTGAAAATGCGATTGAGATTCCGAAATAGAGAGCCACTTACAGTAATGTAAAGATTTATAATTACAATACCACCATCCAGCATCCTTGTAGGAAAACCTTGGTGTTATCGCACTCAAAGAAAATCTTTTACGATATTACTATTGCCTATTACTTTAGTATAAACTGAAAGTATCCAGCTCAAGACTCAACTAGTAAACAAAAATCGAACCGAGCGAGGCACAAGGCgtaacaacaactaaatacaaaataaaaccGGAAATCTTGCTGAcactgttgttgttagaCGAGCTTCTATTTTAAATCAACAGATAATGACCTCACTATTCTGTAACTTAAAATATGGAAGTTaatcaaacaatcaaacaaaTAGATTCTGATGAAAGGAATGTGCAACTGGTTCCCCCCTCAAATACCTTCAAAGAAGTGTACGAGTGAATACCAAACACGTTATCCCAATCATCTCAGCATTCCTGGGATAAGTACAGATTCATAAGACGCAAAATAACACGTTTTATAACAATATTCGTGATTTCCCACTTGtttgatgattatgaaaaaaaattgttccAAAAATTCTCTTAAACACACAAGTAAAATACTATAGCATTCAAGAAGTTGTCAGGTTTAAGTTTTCAACCAGCAAAAACATGATCTCGGACGAATCCTCACTGATACACGTAATGCCCCTGCATAAAGacaaagaagagaaaagaagaagaagaaaaagaccaaaaatgaaaataaataaaaaaaaattttcttttgggTAAAGCGTTGGCAATTTATAGTCGCGAAGAAATATTTCATCACCAGTAATTTTGGTGCTCGCACTACTATTCTATTCGTGTATTATGCATATATATAGATTTGGAATTAAATGTATTTACTTTTTTAATATGAATGTATAGTCCTGTTTATCATTGTCTTTTGTTTGTGCTGCAAGTTGACTATCAAATTCAGCGTTACATGCTTGGAAAAGTCTTTGTGTCCTCAAACTATGTGTAATTGGACCTGTTCTACCCATCGTGAATTTGTCAGTGTCCTTGATTTTCGAAAATCCTTGTACTGGATCATAAAAAGGGATATCGTCACTTGAGTCAATAGCGATGTAATAGTTTTTATATAGCTCACGAGTTTGCAGACTCGAAAGAAACCcttcatcttctttatTAGAAAATTCATAAATTGGTTGCACTTTGGATATAGTGGTTTGCAGCTTGTCATGGCCATTAACCTTGTTgtcgtcgtcgtcatcatcatctagATCTATTATAACATCAATTTCACTAATTTCATCCAGCATATTTCTTGGACTAGGAAGTGAACTCTGCGTCCGACTTTCATGCTCGATAATACTCTGAGTTTCTCTTGAGACTATAACTTGAGATCTGATCTTTTGtctttttaattgatcaataatACTTACAGGACGGGGTCTTTTTACACCTAGTGACTTCTTGTTTGTTGTGGATGGGTCTTGGACCACTTTTCTAGTTACTTCATTATGTGACTTCTTTGTGGTAGAAGATGGGATACTAATTGAATTGCTTTCGGGATCTGGAGTTTTATtgacttttcttttcacaCCTAAACTTTTTCTTATCGGTGGGGTGGCTGGTTTCTCGGGCAATTTGCAAACCTCAGGTGAAACGGCATCAATAACCTCAACTTTATCCCCTTCAGTATCACTACTAAATgtaaaatcatcatcaatcaaatcaataagGACCAGATCAATTTTGTAGCTTGTCTCCTCTGGACCGTTGCTAAGGTCCACTGACGTGGCTGGTGTATTGTGTGTTATCTTCGAAATCTGTTCCTCTTCACTTTCTGAATTTTCAATGACTTCTGGTTCTGGCACCCTTGCAACAGAATCTAGGTTGGCAGTGACACTTTCTTGATTTACCTGATTGTTATTTTCAGGTTCCGAATAGCTAGTGCCATTAGTGGTACTTTTGGTATTACCTGCCACTGACTGCTCAGTATTATCCAACTCAGTGATAATGTGATCGTTCTGTTCTTGATTTTTGGATTTGTCCACTTCTTGTAtaacattttcattttcctTATCTACTTCGCTCTCACTGTCCGAATCCACAAGTTTATCAAGAAAcgttttttctttgtttctttcGGCCAAAGACTTGTTATCTCCAACTTTACGAACCATAGTGGCAGCACTTTTAAACCCAGTTTCAACATTATCAGGCATGAAAAAGGTCTTAGCTGGTTTCTTGGtgctattattattggctTTTTTTCCCTTCTTACCCTTACCACCTAGCATATACAGGGTAGCTATTCttataatttcatcttcatcatcttctgcTTTCAATTCAATGTTCTCTTCTGGGATTTGAATTAACTGTTTAACCGCTTCAGGTTTATATTCATCAGGGATCATTCGATGCTGCGGGCGAAGTTGTATGAAATCACCTTTCATGATATGCTGTTGAATATATTCATACCCACCCATTGCCTTGTCAAATTTTGATTCCTCGTTGCTGGAGAATAACATCAAAACTTTCCCATCACGTTTACGCCCAGTTCTACCCATTCTTTGAATATTCTTGATAGGAGACGAAGTGGAATCATAACATATAATCAAATCCACCTCACCAATATCTAACCCTTCTTCACCAATAGAAGTCGCAACAAGGATGTTAAACACAccttttttaaattttttgataatttccTTTTGCAATTTTTGCGACATCCCAGTCATTTGGGCATTCTCTGAACTCGATCTAGTAGATGGTCGTTCatcctttttcttctttgtttgacctttctgtttcttcttaccaaaattttcaacGTCAAATTTctccttttcttttgacTGACCAATGAAAATATGTGGTTTTCTATTATCATTTGCCTTTTCAATACATTGAACAATTTCCAAAGCAGATTCACGGAATTCAGTGAAAATAATAACCCTTGAACCAGCAGTTTCATGGttcttgaaaaaatcatcaaGTTCTTCCATTAACGCCTCTATTTTTGGGTGACCATATGTTAATGTTTTCAGTAATTCTTCAACTCTATCCATTAAAGTGGTTATAGGATCACTAAAGTAAAAATCAGCATTAAGCTTATTAGTTGACTTCTTTGCATTCCACTTTGTTTTAAATTCCAagaatttttcattgaaatAACTTTGAAATGATCTGATACCATAAATATTCAACCTTCTATAACACTGACCAACCATGCCCAATAACtgtaaaataaaatagtTGCTCCATTTCAAACCTTCAGGAATTGTTGGATTAGCAACGATTTTTCTAGAAATTTCCATACATTGCAAAAAGTTGATTCTAGTAGGATCAGTAAGGTCCAATAATCCTCTTTCCTTAGCAGTATTTAGCACTGGAGTTATTCCCTCTGCTAATAGTTCAATACATTCTGTTATTTCAGAAGAAGGGTAGCACGTCTTTCTTTCAACAGTTTTCCTCTTCATATGCCTTACTATATCAATGCTTTGCTCGGTTCTAACTTCGACTTTAGAAATATTCAAGTTGTCTATGATCTGTTGGACGCCCTCCACATCTGAAGCAGGAGTTGCTGTCAATGCTAGTATTCTATACGAGTCACTGAATCTATTTATGAACTTGACAACATTATTGTATGAATAGTTTCCCTTAGCTCTATGTGCTTCATCTATCACCAATAATGCTATTGACTTTGGGTTGACAACTCCAGAGGCCAAATCgttttcaacaacttgGGGAGTCGTAAAAAATACCTGACGAGAGTTCCAGATCTCTGCTCGATTTCGACGCGTTTTGTCTAACAATATTGCTACTTTAGAGCTGGGGATCCCTGCAATTGAACAACACGCTTTAATTTGTTGAGCAACTAATGGCCTAGTGGGTGccataaatataattttcGAAATTGGGAACCATCGTAGAAAGTTCAACATCACTGTTGAAGCTATGAAGGTTTTACCTAGACCAGTGGGTAATGCAACTAACAAATTGTCATAAAAAGCGCGTTCAACGATATTGTACTGGTAATCACGTATTTCAAAATTCGTAGGGTAAATGTACgtttttaaattttcaaaatccaTAGCATGATGAGTAGGggtatttatttttacaGGAACTGGTATGGTTTCATACTTGTCATTCTGTGGACGCGTTGATACTGCAGCCACCGATCCTTCTAATGTTCTTTGTGCTGGTCCTTTTGAAGAGTTACCCTGTAAAATAGCTTGAAACTCAGGATCATCTTCGTCCTCTAAAATCCAGTCATCGTCTTTATCATCTTCCAATGGAATGATTGGCATGGTTGAATTGATATAGGAATGCTTTTGTATTGAGTAATAAatgagaaagaaaaagtaaacataaaagaataattttgaaagataaaaatataGTATGCGCGTTTTTCCTTTACAAACTTTTGGTGTTGCAAAGATGATCATGGAAAAAAATACCGGACTTATGTTTTGTATgtttattcaataattaCACCAGGCAATACAACACCAGAGATACTTCCAATACTTCAATATGTCTCAATCAACAGAAAACAGCAATATACACGACAATACAAGTAACCCATACCTGGTGCTCACACAAAAAATGTCAAACTTGAAAGAACCAATAAATGAGTTGCTACGTAATCATGAAGAGCTATTGGTGCAGCATCTTGGTATAGCCAACAAATTATCAAGTATTCCCAAATTAACAGATAAAATCGAATCTTCTATCAGAGAATAGAATGATTGATGACACCTTTACAGTTTcttaatttctttcttttcatttattcaaCTAATATACATACTATTGCTTGGTTCCTATAATCTATTGAAGACCAAAATTATCACCTAGAAGACCatccaaatcaaattctttagcCCAAGTAGAAACAATAGTAGTTTGTTCAACTTTAGGTGGCTCTTTTTCACCTCTTAATGAACTCTTAGGAGCATCCaaatcaacttcttcaGAGGAAACACCAGCAGCACTTTTAGATGCTTTTGGTAAAGTCCACCCAATTATTCTACCATCTCTCCAGTCGTTCAAAACAGACATGGCGGCAGACTCTAAGTTTGGAACACCACCTCTGCCCAATCTTCCTTTGCTTCTGGCAATATGGATTAAGAAATGTTTGacaaattcatttaaatcaCTCGATGGCAATGGTGGCAACTGGTAGAAGTTTTTCAATCCATCAGCCATCTCAGTGtctttggaaaattttttcaacaacattgTAATGGCTGGAATAGGGTCAACTATTTGTTTTGGTGGGATTGCTGATAATAAAGCCAATTTTGCTAATTGCTGTGtctttgattgttttttggTATTTACAATTTCATCAGGGAACACAATACCTGGTGAGTCTAACACTTTCAACTTGTTGTCAATTTTAACTTCTCTTAAAGATGTTGTGACACCAGCTTGGTTACCAACAGGACAAGCTTTGGAATTGTTTCCGTGTCTATTGGTTAATgcatttattattgatgattttcCTACGTTTGGATACCCGATAACCCCCACAATAATTGATCTTTTCAAGTTAGATTTACTAGCGTAACTCTTCAATGCTTTCAATAAAGCATCCGATGTCATGGAGTTTGTCAAGTTTTTGTTAAACGATGTAGAATTAGTGGCACCAGGTGCAGCTTTGACAGGCACAGTAGGGAAAGAtgatttcaagaaattaagCCATTGATTCAAAGCATGAGTTGGAATTAAATCGACTTTGTTCAAAACTAAAATCAACCTCTTTCCTGGGTTTTGCAACACGGCTTGTTCTACTTTTCTTGATCTCGTAGATTCTGGATCTCTGGCATCTAAAACGTATAATATAACATCAGCTTCATCGACAActgttttgaaaattttgtcATAAGCTTTACGTGATTTCTCCAATTCCCCAAACTCTTCGTCTTGAGTATCTTCGATATCACTAATTTCATATTCCACATCTTCTTCAGAATCAACCATgtcttcattttcattgtcTTCATAGTCCTCACCATCATAATCTTTAGCAGCTTGTTGAGCTGATTCCAATAATGCAGCTAATCCATTAGCTCCATctccttcttcttggtCATCTTCATCCATTTCATCATCgtcttcaacaatttctccTCTTGCCAAAGCTTCTTGtctttcttgttgtttctgtaattttaattgttctcttctttctttttcgatTCTTCTACCTTCTTCCAATTCTGTTATGATTTTATCCTTGTAAGGAAAACTGGCTGGAATACCTGGATCCTTGgattttcttgatttccATGTAACGTCTTTCTTTGCgatttttttatcttttcttcttttagcTGCAgcttttttcttgataCCTTCTCTCATACGAGTGGTAGTTCTTTTGGATGTTGGCTTCTTCACTCTCATGTTTGGCAATACTTGTTATGTATTCAATTAGTGATAGTAGAGTACTGTATAATTTGTAttgaaaaaccaaaaaaaaaaaattaccaaaaatgaaaaatgcATTGTGCGATGAGACCGTAAATACAATTTGAgaaggagaaaaaaaatagagaAATATAAGGTCGTGTTTATTTGGCGAACAATGTCTCACTCAAAGTAGCACAATCTGTCATAAtatattgaacaaataGTTTATAATATTTAAGGAATGCTTATCCAGAAGTTCATATAAACTATTTTTTGACATATAAAGTTCTCAGGGTAGAAACTGTAAGCCATATCTCTGTGGTTAATCTCCTTTATCTTGTACTATGTATTACAACAATTCAAGAAAGAAATCTTTTCCTAACACTAGAAATGTGGGATTGTGGACTTAAAAATGACCAATAGATTTAAATACATTCACATGATTAATCCGGCTAATCGTCATAAAATGGATCAACTGGCTTCTCATTTTGTAAACCACTTTGgttttcatcttcttcactGTCGGAATCTGAATCAGGCACATTTTCGTGTATTTCTGAGGGCATTTTGTTGAAGTCATGTTTGATATTCTTGACACGTCTAGGATGCAGATATCCAAGGTGTTCACCACTGAGCTCTTGCAACTCAAGCTTTACTTCATTTTCTGTTCTATTGtcattgaaattgttttttagAAGTGTATTTCTAGTACTTTGGACAACCAACTTTGCCTGCTTTTTCTCTGTCGATGATGGACCTTTCAAAACTGATCGCATAACACCATTAGGTTTCTTGATGTCAAGTTCCACTGTTTGAAAAGtgtttgaaatttcatttgctttcactttttgttgttgttcctCAAAAATATCCTCGTCATATGGATTCGGATTGATTTCTTGAAGGTCTTTGTTTAGTAATCTATTAAGTAGTTTTTGCTTGACCGTAGTCTTAAAGTTCTTTTTCACAGCAGGAATTTTCCACAATGCATAGTCGGTACTTTTTTTGATATCTTCGGGTGTAAACACCAATTCAATGGAATCTCTGAAAGGCACTATTGCAGGAAAACACTCAAGAGGGTATAACAAAAGCACTGATATAAGCTTGATGGCAGTGGCTAATTTTGGTTTCATTGTTGATAGATAATTGTGGACTGAGTTGGTTTAATTCGACTCCGCTAATGGCAAgtattaatgaaaatattagTTTACACgtaaagaaaatattataCTAGGATAACGATATTATGTAAGATACGGAGTTCATATCTTTGTTACGCTTCAAAGTTGTGCTAGTAGTCTCCAAATagacaattttttttgcagcAAAAGTAAACAACGCAACACTGACAATGCATAAGGTAAACACACATGGAAAATCACTCCCTCTTTTTTCCCTACAACATCTATGAACTAAAAACTATCCATAACATGTATTTATGTATTTAATCTAATGAGCTTTTAGACCTAGGAATAGAAGCATTACTAGATGCTCTGGCTAAGGACTCTCGGCTATTGTT contains:
- a CDS encoding translation machinery-associated protein 20 (Ortholog(s) have role in ribosome biogenesis and cytosol, ribosome localization); amino-acid sequence: MFKKFTREDVHSRSNIKSSVQRGLKSKFVGVYPDIEQGIDNLIPKKSQVVVVKCEDKIQLYAVEQNDEQDIVMFQHFSDDLVPTLKTVHKYPECFPRVQVDRGAIKFVLGGANIMCPGLTSPGAKLPEQNLEQDTIVTVYAEGKENALAIGKLLMSTDEIKSKNKGIGIELLHYLGDGLWNYQE
- a CDS encoding uncharacterized protein (Ortholog(s) have alpha-tubulin binding activity and role in protein folding, tubulin complex assembly); amino-acid sequence: MINKYSLNDRVSTIDNYLGTIRYIGNLPVWGTNTVALGIEWDDPSRGKNNGDLNGIQYFTPKVTGSGTFIKSSNRSLNHIRKSFVQIIHENYLDTEYKTKNIQFGIKTVEELGWDKLNKFHSNLRNLDSLTLDYCLINIAYHDNEDKQLFDELVNLTNLELSCNLFTDVNEICKIIDNIPSLTSLNINGNRFSQFSQEQRTHNGIVSLKLSSTMMSTSMLEKLIKKFPNLKELYISGNNYCNADIENMNLNMPLTILDLSYNRLEHMPILPLVSALNLSHNYLSLRIIKGTFPNLKSLDLRANQIKDWTEIDKISIHLPDLKELRINHNPLFQELSVDDMTMQLIGRIKCSPEHLWKLNGSFLTNEEIENSELYFISKVEQGKYHIDNEQQWSYLLSKYNKLVESRVSYTYTLKDWMPLTIVLPDSKEISKKFTKNTSILQFKGLLSSWMNDLSILKFSAYYYTNENSTFAEKHELTNYLSTLDSYSLSYDQRIYISIEASI
- a CDS encoding uncharacterized protein (Ortholog(s) have double-stranded DNA binding activity, role in reciprocal meiotic recombination, synapsis and condensed nuclear chromosome localization), translated to MAPAKKNQLSTENALASVQVYMQQQYRPYSVSDILLNMHNVLTKPKLITILDTLVADQQLVCKTIGKASYYVSKKQECVSDNTSKTETSECLNQQIKDLKQEICHLKLKLQEIVTTPTNEELDNLIEVYTKKIENLSLELEKCRHNISVTGDPNELKKYVVQLTKARKERITMFNNLVSTVKEVTGQTNILDVCGIDEEEMKKFT
- a CDS encoding uncharacterized protein (Predicted membrane transporter, member of the drug:proton antiporter (14 spanner) (DHA2) family, MFS superfamily; induced by alpha pheromone in SpiderM medium) gives rise to the protein MISRNVQRVFVLLSCTFLGLICGTLYLYSSYSPQLANQLHYSASDSSIIALCGTIGVAIAGPISGAVVDRKGYTVSLLIGGILIISSYIGLKRQFDYAWSNVQFSSFTIFLVGVGSTFINSACLKCCAVSFPSIRGVATSLPLALYGLSALFYSVIASVFYPGDTSNFLGFLVMSIIFIYLICFPSVYIADCEHKLKSASTFHKPSVTVNSTHHHPSNTDSQSISSLFTDVKFWLLFLITGTLAAMGQMYIYSVGYMVKALVTKALPAEMNVNIIIQQDQQFQVGLISIANFIGRIVSGISGDIITQSFHKPRESLLFIPAIGMGICQLLAFNIESYTELPSNSFLIGFFYGFTFCISPIIVGDAFGMENFSFNWGIVSMSPIVPSFYFTKLFGQIYDSNSVTIQDLNDANSNTFVCTLGKLCYNSIFKLTLALSISAIIAVVVLNFREFISKRRKITSLPLASPTQGIVNEKVN